The Pseudophryne corroboree isolate aPseCor3 chromosome 2, aPseCor3.hap2, whole genome shotgun sequence genome has a segment encoding these proteins:
- the LSM10 gene encoding U7 snRNA-associated Sm-like protein LSm10 isoform X2 has product MEVSHSVKERTIAENSLVILLQGLTGHVTTIDLRNESSATGAIVNVDAFMNIRLAKVTYRDRRGEEAKLDDLFITGRNVRYVHIPDEVDIIHTIEEQLTMIQSVRGFGGKGRKEFTLSKGK; this is encoded by the coding sequence ATGGAAGTAAGCCATTCGGTGAAGGAAAGAACAATTGCTGAAAACAGCCTAGTCATCCTTTTGCAGGGGCTAACCGGTCATGTCACAACCATCGACCTGCGGAACGAAAGCTCTGCCACAGGTGCTATTGTCAATGTAGATGCTTTCATGAATATACGTCTGGCAAAGGTCACATATAGAGATCGACGCGGGGAGGAGGCTAAACTGGATGATTTATTTATTACTGGACGCAATGTTCGATATGTCCATATACCAGATGAAGTGGACATCATTCATACTATCGAAGAACAGTTGACGATGATCCAGAGTGTCAGAGGATTTGGTGGAAAGGGAAGAAAAGAGTTTACCTTAAGTAAGGGCAAGTGA
- the LSM10 gene encoding U7 snRNA-associated Sm-like protein LSm10 isoform X1, producing the protein MLGGAIMEVSHSVKERTIAENSLVILLQGLTGHVTTIDLRNESSATGAIVNVDAFMNIRLAKVTYRDRRGEEAKLDDLFITGRNVRYVHIPDEVDIIHTIEEQLTMIQSVRGFGGKGRKEFTLSKGK; encoded by the coding sequence GTGCCATCATGGAAGTAAGCCATTCGGTGAAGGAAAGAACAATTGCTGAAAACAGCCTAGTCATCCTTTTGCAGGGGCTAACCGGTCATGTCACAACCATCGACCTGCGGAACGAAAGCTCTGCCACAGGTGCTATTGTCAATGTAGATGCTTTCATGAATATACGTCTGGCAAAGGTCACATATAGAGATCGACGCGGGGAGGAGGCTAAACTGGATGATTTATTTATTACTGGACGCAATGTTCGATATGTCCATATACCAGATGAAGTGGACATCATTCATACTATCGAAGAACAGTTGACGATGATCCAGAGTGTCAGAGGATTTGGTGGAAAGGGAAGAAAAGAGTTTACCTTAAGTAAGGGCAAGTGA